Part of the Quercus lobata isolate SW786 chromosome 6, ValleyOak3.0 Primary Assembly, whole genome shotgun sequence genome, GATAATTACATCAAATTCATAAGAATCCTGAGATTGTTAATAAAAGAATTCTGATGCCAAGCACTTGACTAAAATCTTATGCTGTGAAAAGTGCAATTCTTTACCAAaatacactatatatatatatatatagacgaAACAAATAGCTTTAGAAACCCAATGTAATTCACCATCCAAGTACAACAATAAGGTTTGTCACAAAACTGAAAACCATATAAAATTACTTAATACTTATTATCCATGTCTATTATTGATTcaagtgaaaaccaaaaaattattttggccaCAGTACATGTTAATCTATTCTGTATCAGCCTCATCAGCCTGAATTGCCCGATTACATACTGAATTATGTTTGCAAGATCAATAAAACACGTAAACATTGATTATTGATATTGTATAAATACCCACCAACCAAAATcaacaacatacaaaaagaaaagcaatttgctgatggaaaaaacaaaaacttactttgTTTGGTTTGGAGGCAGACCCTTTTGCCGATGGATGAAGAGACCGAGCGAGGTTTGGAGGCAGACCCTTTTGCTGATGgatggagagagagagcgactgagagagagaaaagcagGCCCTTTTGCTGATGGATGAAGAGAGCGAGcgactgagagagagaaaaggagaggCGCTTGTGAAAAGAGAGGTTTATAATGGTTTTCTTAggtttcggttttttttttttttggttttggttttattgttttatgttttattattttttttttaatgttgtgctgacgtggaaaattgtgggagcttcaaaagcttcggttttatatatatatatagattatttttttttttaatgttgtgctgacgtggaaaattgtgggagcttcaaaagcttcggttttatatatatatatatagattatatttGGTTGAGATCACTTACAAAGTTTCAAtgttcaaaataagaaaatgtcttctgaaaaaaaaaaaaaatcactatttaATATTTGCATCCTATCTTCCTATGATAGGTCAAATCACACAAAAATCTTATTCGATAAATCTTATTGCACACAATTTTAACGATTTCACATTTTTACTAGTTGTGTGCAATAAGCGATGTGCACTATTACCGTCCATCATTACCCACCGTGCCCCTGGTGACAACTGATACGAACACTCATTTTTCTTGTCAAATTTTGTCAATATGCCCTCCGTTCAGGTCTAGATAAAGTCATTTGTATAATTGTAAGGTTGGTAACTGGCTGCAAATTCTTACAAAATTGTTGTGCAAGAAGTGACATCATATCTGTATCAGACTAATCTATATATCTTTCTGGTTGGCGTCAATCTCTCTTGGCCTGTGTCTGGGTGCTTTGTGGAAGAACGTAGGCCATATAAGTGGCTCTACAAAACAATGAACTATGAAAATTAAAGCTCGCACGTGCCAGGGGTGTCATAGACCTTTTATTaagttaaaaaattctttaaaatatatattttttatttcctgaatttttttttaaatatattaattatatttacttAAAATCTCCAAATCCTAATTCAAATGGTTATGtatccataaataaaaaattttatgtataatttccATAAGAATATCTAAGGtttcttttattcatttatttggaATTACAATCCCATTAGtgatttatatattcatttataCTAATATTTTTGTCAATCAAGTTTATTGAagtataataaatattttttttatttaggataGATTTAAGTTATACTTAGTATGTAACTGTTAAATAATGTTACAACAATCAATGTTTTCTTATAGGAAgcgaattttaacaaatctatcattcaattatatatatatatatatatatatatatattttttgaagagGATAACATCCTCATAATTCATTCAACAGAAGAATCAAATAACAAAGCCTCCACCACAGGGGGGGGGGTGAATCCTCAATCCATACAATATCCTCCACTAAATCCTTGGCCCATCTAGCTAGTACATGGGCCACATTATTTGCACTTCTCTTAACAAAAGAAGTCTGAACCCACCTAAGACCATCAAGCAAAAATAAAACGTCTTGGAGAATATGGCCCAGCCAAGACGACCTCCCCTGTCTCGTGCGCAAAGCATCCATGAGAGCTTGATTATCACCCTCGAGAATCAGCTCTGTAAAGCCGCACTCCACCACAAATTCCACTGCTCTCCGACAAGCATAAATCTCCGCCTCGTCACTGCCTGTCACCGGTGGACCCTTTGCCGATATCGCCGCCATAACTTCTCCTCTGTCATTTCGGATGATGGCTCCGACCCCGAAATTTTCACCATCCTGGAATATGGACGCGTCAAAGTTCAACTTGAAACATCCCACAGGTGGTGGTCTCCATCTTGACGGCCACGGTATGTGAGGTGAAGCGGAGAGCTGAGCGTTGGCTTGCCGAAACTCCGCCAGAAAATCTTGCGCACGCTTGATCAACATCTCAGGTGGTTGAATATGTTTCCCATGCACTATACCGTTTCGCTGGTTCCAAATGATCCACGCTTGGACAAGGAAAAGCTCCAATTCTTCAGTGGATAACCGATTAATCAGCAGCTCCATTAGCTGAAGTATATCGCCGTGGACTCCAATACACTTCTGCAACCTAGCCGAGCAACCTGCCCAAACGTCTTGCGCCACACCATAGTTCCAGAGTACATGTAAACCCGTTTCAGCTTCCATTTTGCATAGCTCACATCTATTATCCTATATTACCTTTTTGTGCACCAAATTGACCCGGGTTGGTAGTATATTGCGACAAGCACGCCAGCCGAAtactttgattttgtttggcaCTTTCAACTTCCACAAAACCTTCCAAACCGCACCTCCCACCACTCCGTTTGAACACTCTGCCCAGTTCACTTCCTTCTATACTTGTCGAGCTACATGATACCCAGACCTTACCGTGTACTCCCCTGACTTGGTGAAAGTCTAGAACAGAGTGTCATTGATAAACCTTCTGCTAAGCGGCATACGCAGAATAGCCTTCCCATCTTCCTGGTTGAAATGTTGCATGACAAACTCTCTGTCCCACCACCCCGTTTCCGGGTCAATGAGGTCGGCAACCATACAATCTTCATCAACAACTTGGGCTGGATGTAACACTTTATTGGTAGGATAGTTCGGAATCCACGCATCCGTAAGAGCCCGGATTGAATTTCCATTACCCACCCTCCAACAAGACCCCCTTTGAATCAATGGCTTGGCTGCTAAAATGCTCTTCCAAGTGAACGAACAATTGGGAGAATCAGTGGCCTCCAAAAAACTGCTTCTAGGAAAGTAGCGTGCTTTCAAACATTGGCTAAGTAAAGACTATTGGTCTTGAACTAATCTCCACCCTTGTTTAGCCAACATGGCCAAATTGAATTGCCGTAAATCCTTGAATCCCATTCCCCCATCCATCTTTGGTCTagttaatttttcccaactcaaccaatggattttcctctcatttccaacttgcccccaccaaaatctaGCACAAAGGGGTTGGAGTTCTTCACATAATTTGACCGGCAATTGAAATACACTCATTGTGTAAGTTGGTATCGATTGAGCCACTGCTTTAATAAGTATCTCCTTACATGCTCTTGAAATCATTTTCCCTTTCCATCCTTGAAGCTTTTTCCACACTCTATCTTTAATAAAAGAGAAAGTCTGGTATTTCTTCCGGCCCACTAGAGTAGGTAGACCAAGGTATGATTCAAATCTGTCCACTTCCTGCACccccaataaaaatttgattgcATCTCTCTGTTGTAGTGAAGTATTACCGCTGAAGTAGACAGATGATTTGTCCATGTTTATGCATTGGCCCGACGCCTCGGcatataatttcaaaatctcCATAACTACCTTTGTCTCCCTATCTTTGGCTTGGCAAAATAGTAAGGAGTCATCTGCAAACAACAAGTGAGAAATGCTAGGCGCTCGCCTGCAAATAGAGACCCCATGGATCATCCCATCTAATTCAGCCTTCTGCAAGAGAGATGTGAACCCTTctgcacataaaagaaataGGTAAGGCGATAGAGGGTCACCTTGCCGGATTCCTCTAGAAGGATGAATCAACCCGTAAGGCTTTCCATTAATCAAAACTGAGAATGAAGTAGAAGAGACACAACTCATAACTCTGTTCACCCAAACTTCTGGAAATCCCATCTTGAGCATAACCCTTTTTAGGAAATCCCATTCTACCTTGTCATAGGCTTTACTAACATCCAGCTTCAAGGCAAGTGCTCCAGCTTTGCCTTTCTTTCTTCCCTGCATCGCATGTAGGACTTCATAGGCAACCAGGACATTATCTGTAATTAGTCTTCCTGGTACAAATGCACTCTAGGTTGGGGATATAATTTGGGGCAGAATTTGCTTCAACCTGTTAGCTATCACCTttgcaataattttataaatgacATTACAGAGGCTAATAGGCCTAAAGTCAGAGACCTTAACAGGATTTTTAATCTTTGGAATAAGAACAATAAAAGTATGATTCAAATCAGGAGGCATGTAACCAGAATTAAGAAATTCAAGAACAGCAGCCACAACATTATCCCCAATAATATGCCAGGACTTTTGATAAAAAAGGGCATTCATACCGTCTGGTCCAGGCGCCTTTGTAGGTCCCATCTGGAACAGTGGACACCTTCTGTTGTATTGCTTCTAGACACTCCTCAATCCGAGAACATGCACCTATAGaaaacatattattaaaataatccaCAGCTACTCCTGCCACTTCTTCTATATCCTCCCGCCAACTGCCCTGTGGGTCAAGGATTCCTTAAATATAATTTCTCTGCCTTCTCTGAGATGCCTTTGAGTGaataaaacttgtatttttgtCCCCATGTTTCATCCAATTTACTCGAGACCGTTGAGCCCAATATACTTCCTGCTTTCTCAACCATTCATCCAGCTCCTTGCTAGCTTGGATAAATTCACTTCTATGCTGTATAGTGGAAGGAGCACTATTTAGCCATTCTATTTGCTTTTGTAAAGCCTTTATTTCATTTGTGCCTGGATGGGTTTTAGCAGCACCCCGGGCCTTCAACTCTGCACTACAcccctttatttttaatttgactgTCTCCAACGCCGACTCCCCAGCCCCACTGTTTTCCCAAGCCTCTTGGACAACCTTGGTGCAGTCATCCCACAAAAGCCATGcttcttcaaatttgaaaccaCGTTCTCTCCTTGCATGTCTTCTTGGAGCTACATGGTTCTGGAGTATCAATGGAAGATGATCCGACGCATGCGAAATAATGTGTGTAACAGTAGTTGCAGGGAACTTCAACCTCCAAGCTTCATTAGCTACAGCCCTATCCAGCCTTTCCTTGGTATTTGCCGCCCCTGGTCTCCTATTATTCCAAGTATAAGGGTAGCCAATAAATCCTAGATCAACAAGTTGACACCTCTCCAGTGCATCTCGAAACGCATCAAGTTGTCTAGATGAAGTTGGTCGACTACTTAATTTTTCCGATGAGCACAAcatctcattaaaatctccaatgCACATCCAGCTACCATCAGCGAAAGAAGAAATATGAGAAAGAAGGAGCCAAGACTTGAAGCGGTCTTTTGTTTCTGGCCATCCATAGAATCCGGTAAGTAACCAACGAAAACCATCACTTTCAGTCACCCATGCAGAGATTTGGTTCGCCGAAAATTTAAACACCTCCAACCTTATATCTTCCTTCCAAAGCATAGCAAGTCCACCACCTCCTCCTGGGTTTTTCACAGCAAACTTATTCTTGTATGGTAACTCCCTGCACCAGTATTTTATTCCTTCGATATCGAGCCGCGTTTCCATGAGGAAACATATTTCAGGAGCTTGATCCTTCACTATTTTGTGAAGATTACGAActgtccaagggttcccaagcccttggcagttccaACTCAACAGTTTTATTGCTCCCGGCAAGGGTGGTCATCCACCCCCGCCGCTGTGTTGTCTGGTTTTCCATCTTCCTTGTCACCCTTAGAACGTTTTGAAGACATAGGTTCTGCCTCTCTGGAATCATCTTCAAACAAAAACTCTTCCAGCCCTCTTTTACCCATAATGGACTTTAAATTAGTATTAGATGACACTAAAGGCCCAGTATCCATTCTATTCAACCTTGTCCACGTTGGTGTTGGCTTATTGGGCTTCGCCTCTGCCTGGCCCAATCTAGAGTTATCCATATTGGACTTACCGTTGGCCACaggatttaaatttttgttcccAGCTTCATTCAACGTGAGTAACGGCACCGTATCACCCTCCTTAGAATTTATGGTATCATTAACTTCCAAAATTTTTTCCTGAGATTCTGCAACGCTCCCTTCAATCACGCAGTTTCCATTCTGAGCATCCTGGCCTGCCCTGTACTTCGAAACCCTAGTCACCGCCGTCACCACTTCCGTCTCATCATCATTCTCCGACGTCGGTATATCAGTTCTACCCACCGGATCAAACCTCGTCGGATTCTCTCTGCTTCGCCGTGGCGAAGATTTGGTTCTGCCGCTGTCTGCTTTAAGCCACTCGCCATATTGGTAGTCGACCTTGTTCGTCTCCTTAGTTGCTGCAAAGTGCGCCGGGCAATGACGAAGATCGTGACCAAGGATTCCACAAAAATGGCATATCATAGGTAACCTTTCGTACTTAAACGTAACCCAGTGACGTTTACCATCCGATCCCAATAAGAAACCACCTCTTCGAACCGGTTTGGATATAGGAAGGGCCACCCTAACTCTCAAGAACAGCTTCTGGTCATCTGTGCGCCGTCGATGCTCCACATCCTCAACCGACCCCATTTTATTTCCCACCTCTGCCGCCACTTTAGGAGACATCAAGTCAAAAGGAACTCCCCAGAGTTGGACCCACAGTGAGGCATGCTCCAAGACTACATTGTTAGCGCTCATGCCCGCCCTCCATCGAGTGAGCATTAGAAGTTGATTGTCGAACGTCCACGGGCCACCCTTCAAGATCCGGTTTAATTCGTATTCCGACTGGAACTTAAACTGAAAAAGATTACTGCCCACCTCAGAAATCTGTAACCCTTTCTCTAACCCCCACGCTCGGCGGAGCATGTTCTTTGCTGCCTTCCTGTTAAAAGGTTTGCATGTTAAGAACTTTCCTATCAAACTCAGAACACAACCCTCGAGTTCATCCAGTCGTCCCTCCTCAGAGACCTGAATATCTTCTTCCTCCTCAGCCGTTAACTTGAGACTAGTCATTCGGTCAGCCACATCCTCATCCATTGTTTAACTATTAACCCCTAATCCTTTAGAAGCAAATTGATCAAGGGAAAGCCCTTGGACATACCAAGGGAGGCAAGACTCGTTGacacgagagagagagctcCTATTCAAGGAGAGTCATTCGATTATATTTTATTCCTATACTTTCAAGCAAAGTTTCAAGATAATTAGATATCCATAactatttcatatatataaaatatataaaacttaagcttttgtattaaaaaattgtgtataaaaaatgagtttatagatcaaataatatataaaaaaattcaaacgaCATAAAGTTTGGTAAGAACATTAAAAATATCTATTCAAACAGTCGGATTTCCAATATATTAATCttatagaaaattattatatgGTAGTATATTACTACCTTAGCTATAactctgtttttgtttttgatgagACCTTAGGTATAACCATTTTTTTGGCATTCACTTAACCATAAAGTAGCTATAATAATAAAGTACCTatctattcattaaaataataataataaagtacgTATCTAAGCTGTGTTTAATGCATATAATACTAATATCTATTagaccatatttttttttatacaactcTCCAAACCCACGTCCTTGGCTTGCAGTAGCAacttcagaattttttttcatggtgttccttagaaagtataaattatacaatctaataaaaagataaattcatatatattgacaaaaataacaagaaaaaaatacgtaaatatataaagtttacaattgctTTCTAtgagttttaatattttaaaatcgtTGAATGATAgtttcattatcaatgctataagttacatctctttcaatgtaTGCAACCAATATCTATTAgaccatattttgtttttatacaaCTCTCCAAACCCACGTCCTTGGCTTGCAGTAGCAACTTCAGGAATTTTTTTCATGGTGTTTCTTAGGAAGTATAAATTATaccatctaataaaaagaaaaattcatatatattgacaaaaacaacaataaaaaaaatatacaaatatataaaatttacaattgctTTCTAcgagttttaatattttgaaatcgttgaaTGATAGTTTTATTATCAATATTACAAGttacatctctttcaatatataaCTAAACAATCATTTATCCACTGAATATAGAACAaattatgaagcaaaatttaattttattagcaTAAAAAAACTGAGattatttccaaattttttctGAAGaatagacaaataaaaaattttaaattatataaaaaaatttcaggtcAGGTGGTCTAAGGCGGCGCTGCGCCCCTGTTTACTCGTCAGTACACACGTGGTTCAGTACCTCCCTCCTAATAATTCgtgatatatataaaacaaaatttattgacaacttaaataaacaaattcacCAACTGCCGTAATAAACCAAAAGCCAAATAGTTGTCCAAAAGAATTATTCTTTCAAGTTTGAAccctgtgtgtgtgttttttttcctgaaaCTCTCTGTGTCTTGTTTAGATGCCAAGATTCATAAGAAAATAAACGAGGCTATTATTCGGTACAgccaaaaatataagaaaacagATTGAAAGATCAAAGATGTCTAGTAGTAGTGGGGCATTAGAGGATGCCAAGGTTCCCTTACTGGATAATTTGGCTTCTACAGTCCGATCAAATGATGTACAGGATGTTGATGATCAAGAACAATATCTTGCTAGGAGGTTTTGGATTGAATCAAAGAAGCTGTGGCACATAGTGGGTCCTTCAATCTTCAGTCGTATCGCTTCCTACTCCATGTTGGTCATCACCCAAGCCTTTGCTGGTCACTTGGGTGACCTTGAACTCGCTGGAATCTCCATTGCCAATAATGTCATCATTGGCTTCGACTTTGGCCTCTTGGTATGTATTGCTCACTTGGGTTTTTGGTATATATTGCACTTTAAGCTTTCATATATCGTTAGAATTATgtttaaatgaataaattcacAAATTTCAGTCAAACTTTTGGGAGAATAAGTAGTTGaatatggtatcagagtagAGCAAAACATCTTGAATTCGATAGTTTAACGTTGCTTATGttacagttttttttaatagttgttttaattttgtgcaTCAGCTGGGAATGGCAAGCGCCTTAGAGACACTATGTGGACAAGCGTTTGGGGCCAAAAAGTATTACATGTTAGGTGTATATATGCAGCGTTCATGGATCGTTTTGTTCGTGTGTTGTGTCCTGCTTTTGCCTCTCTATCTATGTGCTTCTCCGTTTTTGAAGCTATTAGGACAGCCTCCAGAAGTGGCGGAGCTATCGGGGCTGGTGGCTATGTGGATGATACCACTTCATTTTAGCTTTGCATTTCAGTTCCCTCTGCAGAGGTTCTTGCAGAGCCAGATGAAGGCTGGGGTGATTGCTTGGGTGTCTCTGCTTGCACTAGTGGTGCATGTGGTTGTGAGTTGGCTGTTTGTGTATAAACTTAAGCTTGGTGTGGTTGGTACTGCCGCCACTTTGAACTTTTCTTGGTGGGTTTTGGTGTTTGGGCTTCTCGCTTATACTATCTGCGGTGGATGCTCCCTTACATGGACTGGTTTCTCCATTGAAGCATTTTCTGGTCTCTGGGAGTTTGTCAAACTCTCTGCTGCTTCTGGCGTCATGCTTTGGTacctctgtctctctgtctctctctctctctctctctttctgtgtGAAAACTAGGCATTCAATGATTCAATTGCTTTTGCAATcatagttttttcatttttcttttttttcctttttgcatgttttgcttttttgtacttttcttttttactcgagcgtttgtttcttctttttgggcAAGGGTCCTGCGCTCATGTGCGCTGGATGGTTAGGACTTAGCATAGAACCACATGTTCATAAATGTACTGGGACATAATaaaatcttataaaatttttgtaacacttttagttttaattaaaatgggtcttaatttaatgttttattattttattttgatttataaaaaaaaaaaaaaaggacacctTTTAAACTGTTGTGACATTCTATCATGtgctttttgttcttttggcTGAATAACTAAAGATTATTTCTTTGTAATTCAAATTTGCAGCTTAGAGAATTGGTATTACAGAATACTTATACTGATGACTGGGAATCTGAAGAATGCTGAGATTGCAGTGGATGCATTGTCCATATGGTAATTTTTATCTGTTACATTGCAATGGACTATGTCTGTGTCTGATGATTGATGAGGAATTTTAGTCtgcaattatttttaaaataagttacctttcactttcttcaagccaaaaaaaaaaaactcacttttAGAAGgctatatcaaattttattaatgtctTGAGTAATGAGAgatcagttttttattttatatataaccaCACCCTCTATTATTGAATAATCATTTGCCAATTTGTGGACTAATGCAATTGTCTCGTTTGGCAGTATGACCATAAATGGGTGGGAGATGATGATTCCTCTGGCATTTTTTGCTGCAACCGGGTATGGCTTTTTGTGTCCTAACctaaattattacaattatttttttggtggatcCCATATCTCAGTTAGTGTGCCTgatgttcatcaaaaaaaaaaaaaaagttagtgtGCCTGACCATTCATCTTTAGCCGTATGCTGAAATTGCATTTTGTTTGTGGGCTCAAAACATTAAATTGGTAGAGGGGCTAGGTGACTGTCTGGAATATCAATTTGAGTCATTGAATATTATTGTGGCTTGTGACTTGTGATGGGTCAAGATGGAGtagttttttgcaattttcatttaaatgaaTTGATAATGCTAAGCTAGCTGAAATTTTAGCATccacagaaaaagaaaaaaaagaaaaaacacatgaGAGGCCATGATGTTCAATAAATTCCAATTGGATGACAAACATATGCCACAGGATTTATTTAGCTAACATGGGTCATGCCATATAGATAGAACAAAAGCATATATAGAGACAATAATAGTGAAGCCATTAagcaacaaaataacaaaacaaaaaagctgTGAAGTCCTtgtaatagtattaattaatatattcttTGTTGTCGTTGAGAGCCTGAAGCTGTGACTTGTGATTAGTGTTAGGATTGAATTTCGAGGGGTTCATATTGACAGCCAATTAATATTCCACCACATGATCCAATCCAATCTAATCTTTGCTTTCTAAGATTTTATAATTTCCATGCagaaaataattcttttatgtCATTgctttatataaataataatataagtaTGATTATTATAAAACATGCATCCAACATGTCAAAATTACGTCTGATTTTCACTTTCATCTCTACAAAGACAAGCTTGCTGGGAGAGTGTCATCATCTTATATATACCGATAGgataaaacttagatacagtaacTTCGGTGTTGTTCTTTAGATTCTTCTCTTATGATTCAGTTATGTGGccacttaattaaaaaatatactttcattccatgagaaaaaatttacatgatAGAATCTTAATAGAGGGACCTAAGGAATATATAGCACTTAAGTACTATACTTAAGTCttgcccatatatatatatttatatcattcaGTTCTGAACAATTGGCTAACAAAATTTcctttgttcaaaaaaaaaaaaaaaaaaattggctacCAACAAATAGACGAGCACAGAGAAACATGAATGACGTGCTAAGATGAGTACTTGAGGAATAAAGCTTGAGAATATCTTATCATcaacaagtgaaaaaaataatgataataattcaGCCATGTATAGTAGTTGACTGGCAGCTACTCCTATCCTTGGTCTCTTATCTTATGAGTTAGGAGTTTGTTCCGCTAAGGTTTATGTCGATGGATAAATACTATTGTGCGGCAACACTATTTTTCATAGACAATCAATGATccttattttaaatataacttTTGAAATCCTATACTAATTATAATTAGtggagttattattattactattattattattattattattattattattattattattattattaagtgttttggtctaataataaaagaacaatAATTAGAAGTAGAAACTATATCtatatcttaaaaataaatagttaaatgaTCCAAATAATTATACTTTATCACCGTTTGGCATATACCAAAtctaaaaatatgaaatataaaagtaataaaactCAGCACAAGATTTGGAAATGAAGTGGAAAATCAAGGAAAAACCTTTTCAAAACCGCTATGAGACCTAATACCATAGAAAATTCATTCTAGAGGAATAGTTACAATAACCTAGTATATAACTAGACTCTTTATTGTAACATCCGCAAACGTTTCACATGCTTTCTATAATATCTACAAACATTTCACTTGCTTTTCTACTGTAGTGATGGTAGAACCTCTGGAATCTTTCTAGTGCATGAACTAGACCTTCTGGCACTCCAAGTTTCCTCCTTgaaaattatttgtaataaaCTTACTAGAAAAGATCTTTGTGGTTTCAAGAATAATTTAGAGTTCAAGGTGTATAAGAacacataatttatttatttttgtgtgtttattttGATTTGGAGCTAATGGAAGTGTAACacacaaataataaattaaacctATTACACAAGACaacaatatttaacatggttGGCCTAACTCCAAGCTTATATCTATAAGCAACGCCAACCAAAATTTACTATTATTAATAGGAATTGCAACCACACATAAAGTCTtgcataaaattttcaaatataaactAACCCAAAACTCTAATTGTCACACCCCGAACTTAAGTATAAAGATAGACACGTGACAATTGCCGCACGTTTATAAAGTAAGCACCCTACAAGTATGCAAGGccttcttagcaactaaaatttgtccacaaaaattaaatcaaataaattcaaaatacctcaacaatttctttacgaatagatctccaataatttaataagaacaaaatccaaacctcatgtacataatgccaattggccaaaaaatataaaactatttgAAGACCATCTAATCCCAAAATTACTAAGCTTCTTTTCCTGCTCACAACGCAACatcaaaactcccaaaacttGTTATTCTTCACAATCTGAAACTGGAGGAGGAAAAAGGGGTGAGCtaacaactcaataagtaaccaaaatcctaataagttctatcaaaCAATAGATTTGTAGAGTAATAAGATGTATtatgagttttcaaaagttatgatatactatgggttttcaaaaataactaaagaagtttcataatcttaaaataataagttgcaaatagatcacatactttaatgatacaaatatatcatagatggtttagaaagtagtcaaattttccatatatcaaaaaCTATAACTGATAATAGGTTCCAAAAATACACAAGTAGTTTtaatgactcaaaatagttaaatattcaaacgtaattcatattcttaacaatcttatgactatggtcacgctcTAT contains:
- the LOC115950396 gene encoding uncharacterized protein LOC115950396, whose product is MDEDVADRMTSLKLTAEEEEDIQVSEEGRLDELEGCVLSLIGKFLTCKPFNRKAAKNMLRRAWGLEKGLQISEVGSNLFQFKFQSEYELNRILKGGPWTFDNQLLMLTRWRAGMSANNVVLEHASLWVQLWGVPFDLMSPKVAAEVGNKMGSVEDVEHRRRTDDQKLFLRVRVALPISKPVRRGGFLLGSDGKRHWVTFKYERLPMICHFCGILGHDLRHCPAHFAATKETNKVDYQYGEWLKADSGRTKSSPRRSRENPTRFDPVGRTDIPTSENDDETEVVTAVTRVSKYRAGQDAQNGNCVIEGSVAESQEKILEVNDTINSKEGDTVPLLTLNEAGNKNLNPVANGKSNMDNSRLGQAEAKPNKPTPTWTRLNRMDTGPLVSSNTNLKSIMGKRGLEEFLFEDDSREAEPMSSKRSKGDKEDGKPDNTAAGVDDHPCREQ
- the LOC115950982 gene encoding LOW QUALITY PROTEIN: protein DETOXIFICATION 27-like (The sequence of the model RefSeq protein was modified relative to this genomic sequence to represent the inferred CDS: deleted 2 bases in 1 codon) gives rise to the protein MSSSSGALEDAKVPLLDNLASTVRSNDVQDVDDQEQYLARRFWIESKKLWHIVGPSIFSRIASYSMLVITQAFAGHLGDLELAGISIANNVIIGFDFGLLLGMASALETLCGQAFGAKKYYMLGVYMQRSWIVLFVCCVLLLPLYLCASPFLKLLGQPPEVAELSGLVAMWMIPLHFSFAFQFPLQRFLQSQMKAGVIAWVSLLALVVHVVVSWLFVYKLKLGVVGTAATLNFSWWVLVFGLLAYTICGGCSLTWTGFSIEAFSGLWEFVKLSAASGVMLCLENWYYRILILMTGNLKNAEIAVDALSICMTINGWEMMIPLAFFAATGVRVSNELGAGNGKGAKFATLVSVVTSIIVIGLFFWLLIMFFHNELALIFSSSKPVLEEVNKLSILLAFTILLNSVQPVLSGVAVGSGWQAYVAYINLGCYYLVGVPLGFFMGWVLHQGVMGIWAGMIFGGTAVQTLILAIITMRCDWEKEAEKANVNLRKWAADTKQDH